The Salmo salar chromosome ssa04, Ssal_v3.1, whole genome shotgun sequence genomic sequence TGCCAGTTGTATGGCAATCACTGCAGAGGACTTCCAAGCGTGGATACGCCATGCGAGGATATTTTTTCTTCGCTACATTGCAAGGGAAAACATCCAGGGTGATGTTGATGAAAACATATGGCCTGATCGACACGAATGAATAGACTGAATGTAGTGTATACTGTATTGGTGTTGCCTTTTTTACATTTCTTTGTTTTTGCCATGATTTGTTAGgttggtgtattttatttttattctctgtatatactgtacagcatCATTGAATTTGTGAAGGACAACATGGTAAAAGGTCAAATAAAGCCTTTTGTTTCTGGATATTCATGCAATTGAGTGACATTCTATCTGCATTGGTCATCTTTGGTCAAATAATTTTAGGAAAAAAGAATACAGGCCATGCTGTTGTATGTTTAGTTGAGTCATAATGCATTTGAAATGTGTCATTTTGGCCGACGTGTTTCAGTATGGGGCTACATGTTAATTGTTTTCGAAAAAGTTAATTCAATTTGGACACATTTTCTCAAGAAATCGAGAAACTGTAATTTGCTACATTGTTATGTTATTAGAGAAGATCTATGATATTTAAATCCATGCGTTGATAttaagtctctctttctctccacagtaCTCTGCTCAACCCAGCATTCAGCCCAACCTGAGACTCGGCAGGTGAAAGGCATTGTGGGAAAGTCTCTCTCTTTTCTAGTGACGGTGTTGAAGTCTGGCAATTTACTTTATGGAGACCTTGGCAATGTTGCACAGGTGCACCCTGGTAAACAAAGTAATACAAACCTTGTGAAGAGATTTAAAGACTGCCTTCACTGGAACAATGTTACTGGATTCTTCACTTTGACAGACCTACAAATAGACGATTCTGGGGTTTATACTGTGGAGAATGTAGAAGAAGATGAAGAGAAGATGACACATACATTTCAGCTTACTGtgtactgtaagtgtgtgtgtgtgtgtatatgtgtggcaatcagcagtagaaacaatactAAAGCGGTCACTTTATtggttcggtaaaaagctgagtgatagggctggagaaatgtaaccactcaaattcatagacagagctatggatgcaaggactgatcaACCATTATATAACActtatagttgtaaccatgttttgagactatatagtgtttgtttacaatttctctgtaaacaaacactggagtaaaacaagctgatGGGTTCTCTGACGGGGACTAAGCTCATGAtgcaagttatattcttcaagaatcattgagtacatatcattcatttataagtccaaaattGGATGTAGCAACTGGTCTTTGCTACTTTAAAGATAAGTTCCATTTCACTAATTCCCATTTATTCATTATTTGTCTTCCAGATGTTCTGTCCAAACCTCAGGTGACGGTCCATGAAAACATCTCCTGTAGAGTGGTGTGTTCTGTGGAGAACGGGAGAGATGTTACCCTGTCctggtacagaggagaggagatactCAACCAGACCagcagccctgacctcaacatcaccctctctctacctctcaaggtggatgaacagaacagagactctTACAGATGTGAGGCTGCCAACCCAGTCAGCAAGGAGACCGCTGATGTTCCACATTCCTGTATAGAGAGTGATCCCTCCAAGGTGACAGGTAAAACATGTACAGGAGCAATGTTACATTGCAGATATCCAGACAATACCAACTTCTATATGAAACAATAAGTATGGTAGAGCTCATTTTATGAAACACAATGTTTTAATTAAAATATAGTTTCTATCTTTTTACTTCAGATGGTGATGAGAGCACTCGAGGTTTTCTTATTATTGCTGTAATCTCCGTTTTGGTTGCTTCAGGACTTGTTGGACTTGCAATCTGTCTTAagaagaggagaaacagacactcaCATGCAGGTATTCATCTTTTAAAGGGGTGAAGTTATTCTCCTTGTCAAAGTCAAAACATGTTGTGCACAACCTTTTTTAATTATCATGGATAGTGTTTTGGAAAAGGTAATAAATGTTTGCCTGAACAACGGATGCAGGTCAAATGAAGTGGTGTATCTTCTACACTTCCTCTGCTTGGTCAGACAGTTGCATTGTCTCAGACCACTTCTCTAAATGTTGAAAAAGcagaaggcacacacacacaagcacactgaCAATCATTACTTTATAGCTTCTCTGGTGCCAAAACGACAGCTAGCACAGACACAGGAATCCATAGTAACATGAGTTCTTAGTGTTTGTAGAACCTGTCTTGTGGGTGAGCATTTGTGCATATCTGTCAGTTACTCCCACCCACACTGTATATTTCATTTCCTTTATTTGCCTTTATAGATTCACCTGAAAGAAAGCAAGATGACATTCTGTATGCAGAGATAACTCACATTAAACCAGTAGATAACCAGGTTAGTAATAATGCTACAGGCTGATAAACATAGGAGATGTAATACAGCAGCTTTTGCAGCCCTGATGGCTACAACTGTAGGCTTTAGCTCTGTGCCAGTGGGTTAATGTGGTATTGAGTTGCACAGGCCACCTGAGTTTGATAACCGGCCTGATGTCATTGCAACCAGTTTTGCCCATATGAATTGTTTGGGTTGCACAATGAGAAGCCACACTTCATAttgtaaatacagtaccagtcaaaagtttggacacacctacccattcaaccagcctcacaactgcagaccacgtgtaaccataccAGCCAGGACCAccacatcaggcttcttcacctgcaggtcaTCTGGGAGGGGTGGGAGGGGTTGGGTCTGGCTCCTAAGTGTGTGGACCTGTGCCTTCCCTGGCCGACTCATTGCTGGGCCCTTGCCCAGTCAtgagaaatccatagattagagccttttgaattcatttcaattgactgatgtccttttatgaactgtaattcagtaaaatctttgaaattgttacatgttgcattcatatttttgttcagtatagtaatgCCTTTGATTTTCCTGTGTCTTTAACAGTATTTGTCAAGTCAGTGGACTTAAGCTTGGCTTCTTGGTTCCTCCCACTAGATTTAGGAATGGTTCTAGATTTGTTGACTGTTGAGTTACCTACTGCAGATCAATGAGAATAGACAAGAGAGCATCAGACTTGTCTTGTTTCCTTCCTCtggtacaaagtatctaataacgaaacacattattatttttctttAACTTTTTTGCTACATCTTTTCTTGCCCCCTGTCTCTGCCCCTCTTTCTTTGTCTATCTCAAtccttccctccctacctctttccctctccctgttTAGGAGGAGCGAA encodes the following:
- the LOC106598658 gene encoding uncharacterized protein isoform X2; the protein is MLFSQRKKQKVTLLYLFVLCSTQHSAQPETRQVKGIVGKSLSFLVTVLKSGNLLYGDLGNVAQVHPGKQSNTNLVKRFKDCLHWNNVTGFFTLTDLQIDDSGVYTVENVEEDEEKMTHTFQLTVYYVLSKPQVTVHENISCRVVCSVENGRDVTLSWYRGEEILNQTSSPDLNITLSLPLKVDEQNRDSYRCEAANPVSKETADVPHSCIESDPSKVTGLVGLAICLKKRRNRHSHADSPERKQDDILYAEITHIKPVDNQEERRGIPELDPLRDNPNLTLVYYTLQLHHMAASKDVNTA
- the LOC106598658 gene encoding uncharacterized protein isoform X7 — protein: MLFSQRKKQKVTLLYLFVLCSTQHSAQPETRQVKGIVGKSLSFLVTVLKSGNLLYGDLGNVAQVHPGKQSNTNLVKRFKDCLHWNNVTGFFTLTDLQIDDSGVYTVENVEEDEEKMTHTFQLTVYYVLSKPQVTVHENISCRVVCSVENGRDVTLSWYRGEEILNQTSSPDLNITLSLPLKVDEQNRDSYRCEAANPVSKETADVPHSCIESDPSKVTGLVGLAICLKKRRNRHSHAGGAKRYTRTGSA
- the LOC106598658 gene encoding uncharacterized protein isoform X1 translates to MLFSQRKKQKVTLLYLFVLCSTQHSAQPETRQVKGIVGKSLSFLVTVLKSGNLLYGDLGNVAQVHPGKQSNTNLVKRFKDCLHWNNVTGFFTLTDLQIDDSGVYTVENVEEDEEKMTHTFQLTVYYVLSKPQVTVHENISCRVVCSVENGRDVTLSWYRGEEILNQTSSPDLNITLSLPLKVDEQNRDSYRCEAANPVSKETADVPHSCIESDPSKVTDGDESTRGFLIIAVISVLVASGLVGLAICLKKRRNRHSHADSPERKQDDILYAEITHIKPVDNQEERRGIPELDPLRDNPNLTLVYYTLQLHHMAASKDVNTA
- the LOC106598658 gene encoding T-cell surface antigen CD2 isoform X4, with protein sequence MLFSQRKKQKVTLLYLFVLCSTQHSAQPETRQVKGIVGKSLSFLVTVLKSGNLLYGDLGNVAQVHPGKQSNTNLVKRFKDCLHWNNVTGFFTLTDLQIDDSGVYTVENVEEDEEKMTHTFQLTVYYVLSKPQVTVHENISCRVVCSVENGRDVTLSWYRGEEILNQTSSPDLNITLSLPLKVDEQNRDSYRCEAANPVSKETADVPHSCIESDPSKVTDGDESTRGFLIIAVISVLVASGLVGLAICLKKRRNRHSHAGGAKRYTRTGSA
- the LOC106598658 gene encoding T-cell surface antigen CD2 isoform X3 gives rise to the protein MLFSQRKKQKVTLLYLFVLCSTQHSAQPETRQVKGIVGKSLSFLVTVLKSGNLLYGDLGNVAQVHPGKQSNTNLVKRFKDCLHWNNVTGFFTLTDLQIDDSGVYTVENVEEDEEKMTHTFQLTVYYVLSKPQVTVHENISCRVVCSVENGRDVTLSWYRGEEILNQTSSPDLNITLSLPLKVDEQNRDSYRCEAANPVSKETADVPHSCIESDPSKVTDGDESTRGFLIIAVISVLVASGLVGLAICLKKRRNRHSHADSPERKQDDILYAEITHIKPVDNQVSNNATG